A region of Malaclemys terrapin pileata isolate rMalTer1 chromosome 5, rMalTer1.hap1, whole genome shotgun sequence DNA encodes the following proteins:
- the THEGL gene encoding testicular haploid expressed gene protein-like, giving the protein MAGWQPVSNFCSYSSDRIRELARPKKPKAAWENYSSRLEWGNQETIWPLSLSALTAQPTPRIMFLAKPKKIFNGDLQRSCGRMSEIWQRPPLMDLALPSPRILKLAEPKKYQTAYLKQRPRSSPEWPMPTAALTCEASQRVLELARPKSVHPGFVLDRKVETQITDTARMTLTPPRTQRLAQPKIQKNTLCYDRGSPESMIRPVSRSAQQAVANVRTLELAKAKAVSPEYLPARDTERPVTKAAKHAVTTPRIEELSQPCKRPTANLAQFDPDAFLVKESAKKAVCSSRLQKLARPIER; this is encoded by the exons tTTCTAACTTCTGTTCATATTCAAGTGACAG GATCCGAGAACTAGCAAGACCAAAGAAGCCTAAAGCAGCTTGGGAGAACTATAGTAG TAGGTTAGAATGGGGAAATCAGGAGACAATTTGGCCGCTCTCCCTGAGTGCTTTGACGGCTCAGCCAACGCCAAGAATTATGTTTCTGGCCAAACCCAAGAAAATTTTCAATGGTGACCTTCAGCGCAG CTGTGGCCGGATGTCAGAGATCTGGCAGCGCCCACCGTTGATGGATTTAGCTTTACCGTCGCCTCGAATATTGAAGTTGGCAGAACCTAAAAAATACCAAACAGCGTATTTAAAACAAAG GCCTCGTAGTTCTCCGGAGTGGCCCATGCCAACAGCTGCACTCACCTGTGAGGCTTCCCAGCGGGTTCTAGAACTTGCGCGTCCCAAATCAGTGCATCCAGGCTTCGTGCTAGACAGAAAG GTTGAAACACAAATTACAGACACTGCGAGGATGACTCTCACCCCTCCAAGAACACAACGTCTTGCCCAGCCGAAGATTCAGAAGAATACTTTGTGTTACGACCGGGGAAGTCCCGAGTCCATGATCCGTCCA GTATCTAGGTCTGCCCAGCAAGCAGTAGCAAATGTTCGGACACTAGAGTTGGCTAAAGCAAAAGCGGTGTCACCTGAGTATCTGCCTGCCCGTGACACTGAACGGCCAGTGACAAAGGCAGCAAAGCACGCAGTGACTACACCTAGgattgaggaactgtcccagccGTGCAAAAG GCCCACTGCGAACCTTGCTCAGTTTGATCCAGATGCCTTTTTAGTAAAGGAGTCTGCTAAGAAGGCAGTTTGCTCCAGCAGGCTTCAAAAACTAGCACGCCCTATTGAGCGCTGA